The following are from one region of the Plasmodium gaboni strain SY75 chromosome 12, whole genome shotgun sequence genome:
- a CDS encoding hypothetical protein (conserved Plasmodium protein, unknown function), whose translation MEENKKIMNMKEHQWRLFEYNMSKWMIENKYILDQEEKKKFYKCANYSIGSGVLNASLIYFLCKKYKNYITPVSRFFLTFSLGVYTSMVINKIYRRKAYIEILSSKTTMTDKAKEVLNDILDINDDTIKVSPQEIKKNEDKDNINSYNYMNDHDIPLNIHTQEKENNNLDLIPDLNNTIMKEQLDELERQDYYFLKDPNESNSISWDEIRKRNE comes from the exons atggaagaaaacaaaaag ataatgAATATGAAAGAACATCAGTGGAGGTTGtttgaatataatatgagCAAATGGATgatagaaaataaatatatattagatCAAGAAGAAAAGAAGAAATTTTATAAGTGTGCTAATTATAGTATTGGTAGTGGAGTGCTTAATGCTTccttaatatatttcttatgtaaaaaatacaagaattatataacaCCTGTATCAAGGTTTTTTCTGACATTTTCTCTGGGTGTTTATACATCTATGgttataaataaaatatataggAGAAAAGCCTATATAGAG aTATTAAGTTCTAAGACTACTATGACAGATAAAGCAAAAGAAGTTTTAAACGACATACTAGATATTAATGATGATACGATTAAAGTATCACCTcaagaaataaaaaaaaatgaagataaagataatataaattcatataattatatgaatgatCATGATATTCCTTTGAATATCCATACTCAGGAAAAAGAgaat aatAATTTGGACTTAATTCCTGATTT aaatAACACCATTATGAAAGAACAACTTGATGAGTTAGAAAG GCAAGattattactttttaaaGGATCCTAACGAAA gCAACTCTATTAGCTGGGATGAAATACGTAAACgaaatgaataa
- a CDS encoding porphobilinogen deaminase has product MYLLSFLSFIIIFKYCTAKRHKYVIKKCFLNSHNFCKIKPDPFRKKNLNERLYSSYANKNEIIIGTRDSPLALKQSDKVRKKLMSYFKKMNKNINITFKYIKTTGDNILDNKSVGLYGGKGIFTKELDEQLINGNVDLCVHSLKDVPILLPDDIELSCFLKRDTINDAFLSIKYKSINDLNMMKSVSIIEDISINKKENDHKNDTLYTIGTSSLRRRSQIKKGYKNIYVKNIRGNINTRIEKLYNGEVDALIIAMCGIERLIKKTNLKNLLKNKEQKNMYKPFLLKCNNKKCVDLCHVNIQKLNKKVIYPALCQGIIAVTSHKKNHFISNLLKNINNKKSQMMAEIERSFLYHIDGNCMMPIGGYTKIKNEDIYLNVIINDIHGYNKYQVKQKGTIYNYKEIGPNAAIKIKEIIGTEKFKKIKAEAEWHLLNNK; this is encoded by the coding sequence atgtatttattatcGTTCCTctcatttattataatttttaaatactGTACAGCCAAAAGACataaatatgtaattaaaaaatgttttcTGAACAGTCATAATTtttgtaaaataaaacCTGACCCGTTcaggaaaaaaaatttaaacGAAAGACTATATTCTTCATATGCAAATAAGAACGAAATAATTATAGGAACTCGTGATTCTCCTTTAGCCTTAAAACAAAGTGACAAAGTGAGAAAAAAACTAATGTCAtactttaaaaaaatgaataaaaatataaatataacatttaaatatataaaaacaacaggtgataatatattagatAATAAGAGTGTTGGATTATATGGCGGGAAAGGAATATTTACAAAAGAATTGGATGAACAATTAATAAATGGAAATGTAGATTTGTGTGTACATTCTTTGAAAGATGTTCCTATATTATTACCTGATGATATTGAATTATCatgttttttaaaaagagATACAATAAATGATGCCTTTTTAtctataaaatataaaagcATCAATGATTTgaatatgatgaaaagTGTATCAATAATAGAAGATATTAGtattaacaaaaaagaaaatgatcataaaaatgataCATTATATACTATTGGTACATCCTCCTTAAGAAGAAGAAGtcaaattaaaaaaggatataaaaatatttatgtaaaaaatataagaggaaatataaatacaagaattgagaaattatataatggAGAGGTCGACGCCTTAATAATAGCTATGTGTGGTATAGAAAgattaataaaaaaaacgAATCTTAAAAATCTcctaaaaaataaagaacaGAAAAATATGTACAAACCATTTCTTCTcaaatgtaataataaaaagtGTGTTGATTTGTGTCATGttaatatacaaaaattGAATAAAAAAGTGATTTATCCTGCCTTATGTCAAGGTATTATAGCAGTTACGTCacacaaaaaaaatcattTCATTTCCAAccttttaaaaaatataaacaacAAAAAGTCACAAATGATGGCAGAAATAGAAAGATcctttttatatcatatcGATGGAAATTGTATGATGCCTATAGGAGGctatacaaaaataaaaaatgaagatatatatttaaatgtaaTAATTAATGACATACATGGATATAACAAATATCAGGTAAAACAAAAAGgtacaatatataattataaagaaattGGCCCTAATGCTGCTATTAAAATAAAGGAAATTATAGGCACTGAAAAGtttaagaaaataaaagcTGAGGCTGAATGGCAccttttaaataataaatga
- a CDS encoding putative ATP synthase mitochondrial F1 complex assembly factor 1: MLTNLSKKRFYFSLPCSRDLKNIVKLPLLEREDKYKIINIWKEKYKDNKYVISDYMDINKYEVIKNNCKNNSHFIIPFKNNNGYITYYTQFIDCKLIFITSLEYYNKYKTNSTPFITLHFFDEFKKKEIILSKIHIINPAITKYQAIKIYNNILSFYYDTNYFQYVKKFNNDSRNFNYEKFLEKFKEIF, translated from the coding sequence ATGTTAACAAACTTGAGTAAGAAAAGATTTTATTTCTCCCTGCCTTGTTCTCgtgatttaaaaaatattgtcAAGTTGCCCTTATTAGAAAGAgaagataaatataagataataaatatatggaaagaaaaatataaagataataaatatgtaatatcagattatatggatataaataaatatgaagtaataaaaaataattgtaaaaataattctcattttattataccctttaaaaataataatggaTATATAACTTATTACACACAATTTATTGATTGTAAATTAATTTTCATTACATCATtagaatattataataaatataaaactaATTCAACTCCATTTATTACATTACATTTTTTTGATGAATTcaaaaagaaagaaattattctatcgaaaatacatataattaatcCAGCCATAACTAAATATCAAGctattaaaatttataataatattctttctttttattatgacACAAATTATTTCCAGtatgtaaaaaaatttaataatgaCAGTAGaaattttaattatgagaaatttttagaaaaatttaaagaaattttttaa